Within Topomyia yanbarensis strain Yona2022 chromosome 2, ASM3024719v1, whole genome shotgun sequence, the genomic segment ataacctttctatatgagaaaggcaaaaatgtgcaaaatccaaaaaagtgaaccttcgtcaaatttttttcgtgtttgcatcaaatctcgacgttttatgcaccttgaatacatttagcatcaaaaataaaaattctatttttaatttttcctatagtttttatgagaaatttctgtgtggccgcactctgaaacccgtaattccggaaccagaattccgatcgatccaaagttcaatagcagccgatgggaaggttgcacctttcatttgagactaagtttgggcaaatcggtccagccatctctgagaaaaatgagtgacattatttgacacatacgcacatacatacacacacacacatacacacacatacacacacacatacacacacacatacagactttttccgatctcgacgaactgagtcgaatgggatatgacactcggcccttcgggccgggattaggttgacgtttttcagagtgattgcataacctttctatatgagaaaggcaaaaatgtgcaaaatccaaaaaagtgaaccttcgtcaaatttttttcgtgtttgcatcaaatctcgacgttttatgcaccttgaatacatttagcatcaaaaataaaaattctatttttaatttgtcctatagtttttatgagaaatttctgtgtggccgcactctgaaacccgtaattccggaaccagatttccgatcgatccaaaattcaatagcagccgatgggaaggttgcacctttcatttgagactaagtttgggcaaatcggtccagccatctctgagaaaaatgagtgacattatttgacacatacgcacatacatacacacacacatacacacatacatacacacacatacacacacatacatacacacatacacacacacatacagacttttttcgatctcgacgaactgagtcgaatggaatgtgacactcggcccttcgggccgggattaggttgacgtttttcagagtgattgcataacctttctatatgagaaaggcaaaaatgtgcaaaatccaaaaaagtgaaccttcgtcaaatttttttcgtgtttgcatcaaatctcgacgttttatgcaccttgaatacatttagcatcaaaaataaaaattctatttttaatttgtcctatagtttttatgagaaatttctgtgtggccgcactctgaaacccgtaattccggaaccagaattccgatcgatccaaaattcaatagcagccgatgggaaggttgcacctttcatttgagactaagtttgggcaaatcggtccagccatctctgagaaaaatgagtgacattatttgacacatacgcacatacatacacacacacacacatacacacacacatacacacatacatacacacatacagactttttccgatctcgacgaactgagtcgaatgggatatgacactcggcccttcgggccgggattaggttgacgtttttcagagtgattgcataacctttctatatgagaaaggcaaaaatgactaaaatattttaatttttaactttcGATCAACATAATAGTTCATCCTTTGCCTCCCGAGTAAGAAAGTACACTCatattttttacgcgggggatatgCACGTGTAAAAAAACCACCGCATTAGTTGAAAAATCCGCATTAAAAAACCCGCGGGGATTCAAAATCTGCATAAAAAAACTTTCCTCGACGATTTAATAGAAGGATGGTTGCTTGTATTAATTTTTAGCACTACTACAACTACGAAACATTGTTCAAAGAACCAACTGAGTAGATTCTGGAATCTGCAAGTCAATATATGACACAACTTGAAAAATAGTCACTTTTAATTACTATCTACTCGACATTCGACATTCTAAAAATAGCCGTATTGTAAGTGTTTTAGAAAATTTTGCacgaccggaagtcgccatattggattccaaaatgacgACACGTGTCGATTTCCATCACCTACTTGTCAAGCTCGTTCCATTATTATTATAGGTTATTAGGTTGTTGGACAAGTTTGTTCAATTATTAGGTTATTAGGTTGTTGGACAAGTTTGTTCAACCCGAAGTCGCCgtcttgaattttaaaatgacgtcCCTCATCGAATCCCGATTCTACTTGTTACGTTCCCCCTATATATTTTAAATACCAGTAttgttaaaatttgaaaaagtttcGCTCACCTGGAAGTcgtcattttgaatttcaaaatgacgtcccTCATCGATATCCGCCATCTACTTGTCACGCACTTTCCAAAATACCCTAACTGTTAAGGTTTTAAAATGTTTTGCTCAATCGGTAGCCGCCATCTTAGAATTCGAAATGACTACACTTATCGTTTTCCGTCATTTACTTGTTACGcctgttccaaaaatatccaatatCCGTCATGTACTCGTTGCGAGAATACTTTATTCACTTCACTTGCATTTTGAACGATTAATTTAAACTAtaattgttactatgtttttaattgccgcaaggttctactgtatcgattttgttggctattttcggcaaatttgagactaagagaaacgaaagcaatgaaattgaaagacggataggtattctagagcgaatcagttataagcttagaacggaaaactagaactaggcaggctcatatgggcatgatcgaagggaaatgtgaagaattctttgccttatgcagagtaggagttgggcgttgcacccaagtctaccgcatggtctatggtagaacataactcatcatcatgttttaccgccggcgtcggcggtaaaacatgatgacgGATAAAACATGGCGGATAAACCTCAAAGAACATACAGAGAAACAAAATCATCAACTTATTACTAATTACACTTATTAATTATAAGTTCTGTAATACAAAAAGTTCTTGAATGACCATAAATATCAATTGGACGCAATACCTCATTGAACTCTCATTGAACTCCATCAACATGTATCGCATCCATATACGACCGAAAGATAACTGGATACGCTTGTAGATTTTTAGACCTTCACTCCAGAAAATTCTTGGAATACCTGGAATATGAGTACATATGAGCATACCTACCTACCTATTTCATACAGAATAGATTTTAAGATATATaattattcaattttataatcTGCTTTTACCAAGGGAAATTCTATAAGAATGTGAAAAGAacttttttacaaacttaatcccaaataacgaacacttctTAACAAatcaattcaatttacgaactcCCAGTTTTGTTCGTAAATGGAGATTCTAGTGTAACGAATTATTGATTACAATATTAGGAATCATTGATCCACAGCACTTAGAAACAGCATTGTGACTGTTTCGTCTATTTGTCTCTGTACAAATATCTGTGGTTTATCGGCTTAAACCAGGCTCCTGCTAGGCAACCATTTTGTCGTAGCCAACGTcttcctttgttaaaatcaaaataacccaatgctattgcaccgTCGATATGGGCCTAGAAGCGGCTAGgcatgttgactactgtcaaagtcagtaggggagcccggggctagttggcggttggggtaagttggaggagcccccttttctccgtttctattggATATATTTTGTtgcgaaacattatgttttgaagaagctgtgggctgtgtttttgagcatactttgtaaattttcttaattttaaacattatgtgttatttaaggtggttttcaatctattccccgaatgattatatttttcgatagtgtgtgaaaagagctttctgtATCCGTATGGATATTATAcctattcatacccaaaagtaattttttaatgggccctattctcacagtcacgtcacctagtgactagaggaaaatttccttctagtcaccaagtgacgtgactgtgagaatagggcccaaaatatgcggttggggtaagttggaggTAACCCACACGGGGCAatttggcggtactatttatagtgcaaaaatagttatcatatacatactacaaatcgaagcagttgtggtcaattttggaaaaaatttcacctttagacattcattgcagaatttattaaaatcgacattttctgcgtgatcgtgctcgcCACCCTgtgattccggaaccggaaatcggatccatcagaaattcaatagcatgggaacgatgtatctttcatttgagactaagtttgtcaacattggttcagccatctctgagaaaaatgagtgacatttttacacacagacgcacatacacacatacatacatacacacatacatatacatgcacagacatttgccgaactcgacgaactgaatcgaatggtatatgccactcggctctccgggcctccgtttaaaagtcggttttcagagcaattgcaataccattctattgagaaaggcaaaacggatCACACCAAGCGATCGACTGGATGACTCGTATATTTAACAAACTGTATAAGGTACAACTAAAGTTAACTAAAATTTGAAATGCATCAATTTTCTAGCAAAGCCCGGTCCATTCCACATTCCGTTCAACAATAAGTGCCAGTAGAGTGGAGGCATTAAATCTTTTTTCATGAGGTACATCGTGTAGCGTTCCTTGCTTTGGTCTATCGGGAACGTTTCCAGTGGAGTCAAGCTGTAGTCAAATTCAGCCATTATGCAGGTGTTGTAGCTAGTGACCAATGGACAGGAGGCATATCCGTCAAAGATTCGAGCCGGTGTGTGTCCATTGATTACCGACATCATATTTTTGTAGACCACCTGTGACTGAGCCGCTAAAATGGTTAGGTagttataaatattattttACACAGTTCTCAACGTGGGTAGTATTTGACGTACCAACGGAGGCTGCGGTTTTTGAATTGGGAGACCCTGAACAATCGCCGATAGCAAACACATTATTAAACTTGGAATGTTGCAAGGTGTCCTTGTTGACATCAACGAAACCTGTATCCATGACGAGATTTTTACAGGATGCTAGTGCATCTGGTGCACTCATCGGAGGGGTCACGTGTAGGAACTCGTACTAAAAAACCAAAACTATTTCTTACTGAAGCTGGAATCTATTATCACACTTACATCCGTAGTGATTTTCTCCTCCGGTTTGTCCAAATTCTGGAAAACGGCTTTGTTCTGACCGGGCAAAACCTCAATCAGATTGGTTCGTAGGTTGACATTGATGTTACGGTTTTTAACAATCTTCCACAGAGCATCAGCGTAGTGTTTGACCCCGAAGAGCACTGGAAGAGACGTATTGTAGATAAGGGTCGCGTTCTGTCTCTTCTTGGACTGGATAAAAAAAACACGATGATTTATTGTTTACTGAATCCATTTATAATAGTTACCTTTCGAAGATAGTGCTCCGCAATGTAAAGAATTTTCTGCGGAGCCCCGGGACATTTAACGGGAGAGTTAGGGAAGGTGAAGATTGCGTTTCCTGCTTTAAACGCCTGCAGCGCTTCAAACGTTCGATTGACATACTTTGGCGAGTAGTTTGAACAAACTTTACCCTTCGGAATCGACAGTGCTTCCACCAGACCAGGGATTTTGTCATAGTTTAGTTGAACACCTACGGCCACAAGCAGCAATTCATACTCAATTTTGTCTCCGTTTGACGTGTAGACTGTATTCTTTTCCGGTTCAAATTTAGCCGCAGAATCTTGGAGCCATTTTGCGAGTGTTGGCAGTACCTTGCCCATGGGCTGGAAGCTGTCGGCTAAAGTTTTTATCCCGCCACCAATCAGCGTGAACATTGGTTGGTAGTAGTGTCTCTGAAGTTataaaacgaaaacaattaGTCAAGTAATGTTGTTTTTGCTTGAGCTACTATAATCATTTTGATAAACTGATAGCTCGAACTTTCATTCAACCTAGTTCTGAAATTACATGAAATATTATAGCGATAATGTTTTGAAGAACCATTTACTAAGCAATAGAGGCTTGCTGGGAGATGTTTTTCGAATTTTATTTCGTCGAAAGACTGATCTGTCTGCCTGATTTGAATCCTCTCGACTTCTGTTCATAGCACTACATGGTAGGCAAACTAACAAATACCAAGGATATAGATTATAATTAGAAGATGAATACATATTTCAATTTAAGAGATATTTATCCTTTAACAAACCGCTCCGAAGATAACAATAATATAGATTCAACCGTTTTGCCGGAAATattattttgctatttctcCTCTGGGAACGTCTTTCTTCGGAAGAAAATTAAACCCTTGAACCCGGTCCACGTTGAGATTGAGAAGTCTATGGTAAGCATTCAGTGCGGAGAAAGGTCGGcggataattaaaaattaaaattaaaaaaatttaatgattCATTAGTTGATGCTGAACATTTATCGGTTTCAACAGCTCATATTTGATTTAAAGTCTGCTAATATCAATTAATAACAATATTTAGTTGCCAAATTTATATTCCATCTGATTTATTTTAAGCGACATTTGACAATCAGGTTTAGTTtgattttttggttcatctttcGCGTTACAGAGCTTGTTTTCGGTTATACGTTTTCCTCATCTTCGTTCGTGCTCtgaatctaaaaattttcattaCCTCACCATGATTCAGCAAATTTTTAAGCTTATGTGGTAAAAGCCAAGTTGGTAAGAAACTTTCCATTATTTCGGTGATAATTTTTAAGAGTTTACCCATAAGCacaattaataaattaaataaattctaCTACTACTATGAGCGTGCTGCGAACTATAAACCTGTTGCATAGTGCGAACAGTGTAAATTGCACATTATGCGACCTCCCCATCTGAAAGAGCTTTATCTTTCAAAACTCTGGGGAATCATTAGCACCATTTGTGAGTGAATGTAGGGAGGTGCTGTTGCCCCATACAATGACACCTTACACACCGCTTGTGGAAAACTcccaaaataaattattatatgACTATTCGTTCCACGTCACATCAGAACTTACCTCAGCTGGCTCGAGTATTATCACTTTTCCTTGACCTAATTTGCTGGACAATTTGGCTGCCACGGCGCAGCCACCGGCTCCACCGCCAACCACCAAAACCTTGCatctgaaaaagaaaagatttacTAGTcgcaataaatatattttactaCGTATTCTGTAACAAAAAGTGTTATTAAATACAATATTACTTGTGATTTTCGTTGAGCACGTTGGAGGTGGCAAATCCTCGTAGCAAAAGATCGCTATTTACCGCTGTTTTTCTTAAAACATTACAAACTCGAAGCGAATTCATTCT encodes:
- the LOC131683538 gene encoding sulfide:quinone oxidoreductase, mitochondrial, with amino-acid sequence MNSLRVCNVLRKTAVNSDLLLRGFATSNVLNENHKCKVLVVGGGAGGCAVAAKLSSKLGQGKVIILEPAERHYYQPMFTLIGGGIKTLADSFQPMGKVLPTLAKWLQDSAAKFEPEKNTVYTSNGDKIEYELLLVAVGVQLNYDKIPGLVEALSIPKGKVCSNYSPKYVNRTFEALQAFKAGNAIFTFPNSPVKCPGAPQKILYIAEHYLRKSKKRQNATLIYNTSLPVLFGVKHYADALWKIVKNRNINVNLRTNLIEVLPGQNKAVFQNLDKPEEKITTDYEFLHVTPPMSAPDALASCKNLVMDTGFVDVNKDTLQHSKFNNVFAIGDCSGSPNSKTAASVAAQSQVVYKNMMSVINGHTPARIFDGYASCPLVTSYNTCIMAEFDYSLTPLETFPIDQSKERYTMYLMKKDLMPPLYWHLLLNGMWNGPGFARKLMHFKF